One stretch of Streptomyces sp. NBC_01363 DNA includes these proteins:
- a CDS encoding sensor histidine kinase: MTATGADREAAGSTTRGYWWWERRRSVALDVGLALLSALECALEGVEFAGDTGLPVPVGVLFGLLAGSVLVLRRRWPIAVVLVAVATTPAEMGFLMGLVGLYTLAASDVPRRITAVLMGMSFAGTLIVTYVRLRQSVSQQDDFGPGDWYVPLISLFMSLGLTAPPVLFGLYIGARRRLMESLRERADSLERELSLLADRAEERAEWARTEERHRIAREMHDVVAHRVSLMVVHAAALQAVAPKDPAKAVRNAALVGDMGRQALTELREMLGVLRAGESVTARPASVPLASVGQAAAAAAAAATEDGPRLHEVEVLVGESRAAGMTVELSVDGEARAYPPEVEQTAYRVVQEALTNVHKHAAGAKTWVRLAHRDAEVAMQVENGPSDAATADAGLPSGGNGLVGMRERVLGLGGVFVSGPTDAGGFRVSAVLPAQGAAA, encoded by the coding sequence ATGACCGCAACGGGGGCAGACCGGGAAGCGGCGGGGTCGACCACCCGCGGCTACTGGTGGTGGGAGCGGCGGCGCAGTGTCGCCCTGGATGTGGGGCTCGCGCTCCTGTCGGCGCTGGAGTGTGCGCTGGAGGGTGTGGAGTTCGCCGGGGACACCGGGTTGCCGGTGCCGGTGGGTGTGCTGTTCGGGCTGCTCGCGGGGTCGGTCCTGGTGTTGCGGCGGCGCTGGCCGATCGCGGTGGTGCTGGTGGCGGTCGCGACCACACCGGCCGAGATGGGCTTCCTGATGGGCCTGGTCGGCCTCTACACGCTGGCCGCCTCCGACGTGCCGCGAAGGATCACCGCGGTGCTGATGGGGATGTCCTTCGCGGGGACGCTCATCGTCACGTACGTACGGCTGCGGCAGAGCGTCTCCCAGCAGGACGATTTCGGGCCGGGCGACTGGTACGTACCGCTGATCTCGCTCTTCATGTCGCTCGGGCTCACCGCGCCGCCCGTGCTGTTCGGCCTCTACATAGGGGCCCGGCGGCGGCTGATGGAGAGCCTGCGGGAGCGGGCGGACTCGCTGGAGCGGGAGTTGTCGCTGCTCGCCGACCGGGCGGAGGAGCGGGCGGAGTGGGCGCGTACGGAGGAACGCCACCGGATCGCCCGCGAGATGCACGACGTGGTCGCCCACCGGGTGAGTCTGATGGTCGTGCACGCCGCCGCGCTCCAGGCCGTCGCGCCGAAGGATCCGGCGAAGGCGGTGCGCAACGCGGCGCTGGTCGGTGACATGGGCCGGCAGGCGCTGACGGAGCTGCGGGAGATGCTCGGGGTGCTGCGGGCGGGGGAGTCGGTGACGGCCCGGCCGGCCTCGGTGCCGCTGGCCTCGGTCGGTCAGGCGGCTGCTGCCGCGGCTGCCGCCGCCACGGAGGACGGGCCGCGGTTGCATGAGGTGGAGGTCCTGGTGGGGGAGTCCAGGGCGGCGGGGATGACGGTGGAGCTGTCGGTGGACGGTGAGGCGCGCGCGTATCCGCCCGAGGTCGAGCAGACGGCGTACCGGGTGGTGCAGGAGGCTCTGACGAACGTGCACAAGCATGCGGCGGGCGCGAAGACGTGGGTGCGGCTGGCGCACCGGGACGCGGAGGTCGCGATGCAGGTGGAGAACGGACCGTCGGACGCGGCGACGGCGGACGCGGGGCTGCCGAGCGGGGGCAACGGCCTGGTCGGCATGCGGGAGCGGGTGCTGGGGCTCGGCGGTGTCTTCGTCTCGGGTCCGACGGATGCGGGCGGCTTCCGGGTGTCGGCGGTGCTGCCGGCTCAGGGGGCGGCGGCCTGA
- a CDS encoding YwqJ-related putative deaminase, with product MHTAQSATSGDPRLSWSSTDAGRTPRLHHRRDGILPAVAAALSVRGETLTCTAGKGDQPPVLHPLVQDFLDTLPSSRRERFTGRCPEAILLSRQLTAAESNRSKRAQRKPLTNGEARRALKHSRLTARRIREDGDPMHGSYAPPCRSCAAMLAHFGVRPVDLTTTGAATTAEKG from the coding sequence ATGCACACCGCACAATCAGCCACATCCGGGGATCCGCGCCTCAGCTGGAGCAGCACCGACGCCGGCCGCACACCCCGCCTGCACCACCGCCGCGACGGCATCCTGCCCGCAGTCGCGGCGGCCCTGTCCGTACGCGGCGAGACACTCACCTGCACCGCGGGCAAGGGCGACCAGCCCCCCGTACTGCACCCACTCGTCCAGGACTTCCTCGACACCCTCCCCAGCAGCCGGCGCGAACGCTTCACCGGCCGCTGCCCCGAGGCGATACTGCTCTCCCGGCAGCTCACCGCGGCAGAGTCGAACCGCTCCAAGCGCGCCCAGCGCAAGCCGCTGACCAACGGCGAGGCCCGGCGCGCCCTCAAGCACTCGCGGCTCACCGCACGACGCATCCGTGAGGACGGGGACCCGATGCACGGCAGCTACGCGCCACCGTGCCGCTCCTGCGCGGCGATGCTCGCCCACTTCGGCGTACGTCCCGTCGACCTCACGACCACCGGGGCGGCGACCACCGCCGAGAAGGGCTGA
- a CDS encoding SUKH-3 domain-containing protein: MRDRTDLPEQTSPADRDRNASTRFPVAVDAALRAAGWQPGRWDIRQAEEWADALRSHASPAGHQHAVFPAAVEAWAEFGGLHITASAPGRQIAPAPVRIDPLSGLHLARTLGDLGRALETEVSPLGEEGDGQAVLAIDTEGRVYSVDHTGDWYLGPDIDRALATLVAGIQPERLVSG, encoded by the coding sequence ATGCGCGACCGAACCGACCTACCCGAACAAACGAGCCCCGCGGACCGCGACCGGAACGCCTCCACCCGCTTCCCCGTCGCCGTCGACGCCGCCCTGCGCGCCGCGGGCTGGCAGCCCGGCCGCTGGGACATCCGGCAGGCCGAGGAATGGGCCGACGCACTGCGCTCGCACGCCTCGCCCGCCGGCCACCAGCACGCGGTCTTCCCCGCGGCCGTGGAGGCCTGGGCCGAATTCGGCGGACTCCACATCACCGCGTCCGCGCCGGGCCGCCAGATCGCACCCGCCCCGGTACGCATCGACCCGCTGAGCGGACTCCACCTCGCCCGCACCCTCGGCGACCTCGGCCGGGCGCTGGAGACCGAGGTCAGCCCCCTGGGCGAAGAAGGGGACGGACAGGCGGTCCTGGCGATCGACACCGAAGGCCGCGTCTACAGCGTCGACCACACCGGCGACTGGTACCTCGGCCCGGACATCGACCGGGCGCTGGCGACCCTGGTCGCGGGAATCCAGCCGGAGCGCCTCGTCTCGGGTTAG
- a CDS encoding SMI1/KNR4 family protein, which produces MTTGRLGQQAAPPNAAYAGQLVHFPDPVRASRHPGGVRMDENGSPDFAPYARAAAEIAEPPQGFGVDELRLTDYVSANAALAASGHELWDTIPAVATPHGWTWHHVPGGRRMELVPVEVKALLRHHGGLAATAVDHNKRGTRPLQETRPAHFRLPKGAVAVTEAQVLGVEEDLGYRLPGAYRSFLKAAGGSAPVGAALDAELGLLVDQPFFTVREQAAANDLVYINKCLRDHLTKDFLGVGFVQGGIIAVKVKGNGVGSVWFCAYDDARDQDGWNVQERVDRLLLPCGGDFDAFLQRLAGNPPELETVANLMVDGGFARAVPVEG; this is translated from the coding sequence ATGACGACAGGTCGGCTCGGGCAGCAAGCCGCGCCACCGAACGCGGCCTACGCCGGGCAGCTCGTGCATTTCCCGGACCCGGTCCGGGCGTCCCGCCACCCCGGTGGTGTGCGCATGGACGAGAACGGCAGCCCGGACTTCGCGCCGTACGCGCGTGCCGCCGCCGAGATCGCCGAGCCTCCGCAGGGCTTCGGGGTCGATGAGCTGCGGCTCACCGATTACGTGTCGGCCAATGCGGCGCTGGCGGCGAGCGGCCATGAGCTGTGGGACACGATCCCGGCGGTCGCCACTCCGCACGGCTGGACGTGGCACCACGTGCCCGGTGGCCGACGTATGGAGCTGGTCCCGGTCGAGGTGAAGGCGCTGCTCAGACATCACGGTGGCCTTGCCGCCACGGCGGTCGACCACAACAAGCGGGGGACCCGCCCGTTGCAGGAGACCCGGCCCGCGCATTTCCGGCTGCCGAAGGGTGCCGTGGCGGTGACCGAGGCGCAGGTGCTGGGCGTCGAGGAGGACCTCGGCTATCGGCTGCCGGGTGCCTACCGTTCGTTCCTCAAGGCGGCGGGTGGTTCGGCGCCGGTCGGCGCGGCGCTCGACGCGGAGCTGGGCCTTCTGGTCGACCAGCCGTTCTTCACGGTGCGCGAGCAGGCCGCCGCGAACGACCTGGTGTACATCAACAAGTGCTTGCGCGATCACCTCACCAAGGACTTCCTGGGCGTCGGTTTCGTCCAGGGCGGCATCATCGCGGTGAAGGTGAAGGGCAACGGTGTCGGCTCGGTCTGGTTCTGCGCGTACGACGACGCCCGGGACCAGGACGGCTGGAACGTGCAGGAGCGGGTGGACCGGCTGTTGCTGCCGTGCGGCGGTGACTTCGATGCCTTCCTGCAGCGTCTGGCGGGCAATCCGCCGGAGCTGGAGACCGTGGCGAACCTGATGGTGGACGGCGGCTTCGCGCGGGCCGTCCCGGTGGAGGGGTGA